One Nonomuraea angiospora DNA segment encodes these proteins:
- a CDS encoding helix-turn-helix transcriptional regulator, producing the protein MPANQPVITLFGRESEQRRLGEFVDGVRKSGGAMLVRGEAGIGKSALLLDTARIAASRGMRILRTAGVKSETHMPFAGLHQMLLPLRTEIGELPAPQRDALGAAFGLTDARVPDPFLIALAALNLVGEAAAHSPVLLIVEDAHWLDRASADVLAFVARRLDSEPIVLLAAIRDGFPSPLDGAGLEELLLDRLDDTAATALLDACSPTLTPAVRTRLLREAAGNPLALVELPIAADTRDGKGPLPPGWLPLTTRLEQTFTARMSGLPPALRTMLLVAAINDSTALSETLDASALITGAPVTADDLAPAVTVRLVDVHETGVSFRHPLMRSAIYQGASISQRHAAHAALADVLTGRPDRRLWHRAAATPRPDESMAVELENAAKSVRRRGDLLSAVAALEHAVRLSENPAHRCERLVRAAEYAAEMGRRDIVVRLLREDEQSQLSARQQARVVWIRESFQDGIRDDSAAAHSLAGLAETMAAQGDVDLALKLLSSASLRCFWAHADERSRRRVVAVAESLPVDDLDGRLLTVLAFAAPIERGKIVIERLRRLAAHPTGGRPAARLLGSSALMVGALDLSEEFCAASLPALRAQGRLSLLARDLGAQAWSAARLADLSVAIPAAEEAARLARETSQPLMHAIAQASGAVLAALRGEQDRVESLAVAAEQVALPVGARPVLATVQLARGLAALGEGRYADAFDQLRRMHDPADPAFHLALRCFSIAELADAAAHSGQAHAVAGIIEELEAVALTTPSPALHADLRYARAVLADEAAAEPFFAAALGADLRRWPFVRARVQLAYGEWLRRQRRTAESRAPLRTARETFDALGVIPWSERARQELRASGESSRRRSSEARDVLTAQELQIAQMAADGLTNREIGEKLYLSHRTVSSHLYRIFPKLGITSRSALSTALRVPA; encoded by the coding sequence ATGCCAGCAAACCAGCCAGTAATAACGCTTTTCGGGCGGGAGTCCGAACAGCGGCGTCTCGGCGAGTTCGTGGACGGCGTCCGCAAGAGCGGCGGCGCGATGCTGGTGCGCGGAGAGGCGGGGATCGGGAAGTCGGCCCTGTTGCTGGACACGGCGAGGATCGCGGCCTCGCGCGGCATGCGGATCCTGCGGACGGCCGGTGTGAAGTCGGAGACCCACATGCCCTTCGCCGGTCTGCATCAGATGCTGCTTCCGCTTCGTACCGAGATCGGGGAACTGCCCGCCCCGCAGCGCGACGCGCTGGGAGCGGCGTTCGGGTTGACCGACGCCCGGGTGCCGGACCCGTTCCTCATCGCCCTGGCGGCGCTGAACCTCGTGGGCGAGGCCGCCGCCCACTCCCCCGTCCTGCTCATCGTCGAGGACGCTCACTGGCTGGACCGCGCGAGCGCCGACGTGCTCGCGTTCGTCGCGCGGCGGCTGGACTCCGAACCGATCGTGCTGCTGGCCGCGATCCGCGACGGTTTCCCGAGTCCCCTTGACGGGGCAGGGCTGGAGGAGTTGCTCCTCGACCGGCTCGATGACACCGCCGCGACCGCCCTGCTGGACGCCTGCAGCCCCACCCTGACGCCGGCGGTGCGCACCCGGTTGCTGCGGGAGGCCGCGGGAAACCCCTTGGCCCTCGTCGAGCTGCCGATCGCCGCGGACACGCGGGACGGGAAGGGGCCCCTGCCGCCGGGGTGGCTCCCGCTGACCACCCGGCTGGAGCAGACCTTCACCGCCCGCATGTCGGGGTTGCCCCCGGCCCTTCGGACCATGCTGCTGGTGGCCGCGATCAACGACAGCACCGCGCTTTCCGAGACCCTGGACGCCAGCGCGCTGATCACCGGTGCACCGGTCACGGCAGACGATCTGGCTCCCGCTGTCACCGTACGGCTGGTCGACGTGCACGAGACCGGAGTGTCGTTCCGGCACCCGCTCATGCGCTCGGCGATCTACCAGGGGGCGAGCATCTCCCAGAGGCACGCGGCGCACGCCGCCTTGGCCGACGTCCTCACCGGCCGGCCGGACCGTCGCCTCTGGCACCGCGCGGCCGCCACACCCAGGCCGGATGAGAGCATGGCCGTCGAGCTGGAGAACGCGGCCAAGAGCGTGCGACGCCGGGGCGACCTGTTGTCGGCCGTCGCGGCTCTGGAGCACGCGGTCAGGCTCAGCGAGAATCCCGCTCACCGGTGTGAACGGCTGGTGCGAGCCGCCGAGTACGCCGCTGAGATGGGACGGCGCGACATCGTCGTGCGGCTGCTGCGCGAAGACGAGCAGTCGCAGCTGTCGGCCCGGCAGCAGGCCCGTGTCGTGTGGATCCGCGAGAGCTTCCAGGACGGCATCCGTGACGACAGCGCGGCGGCGCACTCTCTGGCCGGTCTCGCCGAGACGATGGCGGCGCAGGGAGATGTCGATCTCGCGCTGAAACTCCTGTCCAGTGCGTCCTTGCGCTGTTTCTGGGCCCATGCTGACGAGCGGTCGCGGCGACGCGTGGTCGCGGTGGCGGAGAGCCTGCCCGTCGACGATCTGGACGGGCGGTTGCTGACGGTCTTGGCGTTCGCGGCTCCCATCGAGCGGGGCAAGATCGTGATCGAACGATTGCGCCGGCTGGCCGCCCACCCGACCGGCGGCCGGCCGGCGGCCCGCCTGCTCGGCAGTTCGGCGTTGATGGTGGGAGCGCTCGACCTGTCGGAGGAGTTCTGCGCCGCGTCGCTGCCGGCCCTGCGCGCCCAGGGCCGGCTCAGCCTCCTGGCACGAGACCTCGGGGCGCAGGCGTGGAGCGCGGCCCGGCTGGCCGACCTGAGCGTGGCCATCCCCGCGGCCGAGGAGGCCGCCCGGCTGGCGCGCGAGACCTCCCAGCCGCTGATGCACGCCATCGCTCAGGCGTCGGGCGCGGTGCTGGCCGCGCTGCGCGGCGAGCAGGATCGCGTGGAGAGCCTCGCGGTGGCGGCCGAGCAGGTGGCCCTGCCCGTCGGAGCCCGCCCCGTGCTGGCAACGGTGCAGCTCGCGCGCGGGCTCGCCGCGCTGGGCGAGGGACGTTACGCCGACGCCTTCGACCAGCTCCGACGGATGCACGACCCCGCCGATCCGGCCTTCCACCTGGCGCTGCGCTGCTTCTCCATCGCCGAACTCGCGGACGCCGCGGCGCACAGCGGTCAGGCTCACGCGGTGGCCGGCATCATCGAGGAGCTGGAGGCGGTGGCGCTCACCACGCCGTCGCCCGCCTTGCACGCCGACCTGCGCTACGCCCGGGCCGTCCTGGCCGACGAGGCGGCGGCAGAGCCCTTCTTCGCCGCCGCGCTCGGGGCCGACCTGCGGCGATGGCCCTTCGTCCGGGCTCGGGTGCAGCTGGCGTACGGTGAATGGCTGCGGCGCCAGCGGCGTACGGCCGAGTCGCGGGCGCCCCTGCGTACGGCTCGCGAGACGTTCGACGCCTTGGGGGTGATCCCCTGGAGCGAGCGCGCGCGCCAGGAGCTGCGGGCCTCCGGCGAGAGCAGCCGCAGGCGCAGCAGCGAAGCGCGCGACGTGCTGACCGCGCAGGAGCTCCAGATCGCCCAGATGGCGGCCGACGGCCTGACGAACCGGGAGATCGGCGAGAAACTCTATCTATCTCACCGAACCGTCAGCTCCCACCTCTACAGGATCTTCCCCAAGCTGGGGATCACCTCGCGATCGGCGTTGAGCACGGCCCTGCGCGTACCGGCCTGA
- a CDS encoding alpha/beta fold hydrolase has product MTTGRSFRNGSTPTVVLVHGAFTDASSWAGVIAELQASGIPVTAVANPLRGPATDAAYLAGVVAAIDGPVLLVGHSYGGVVITRAGGQSGNVIGLVYVAAFALEAGESVLDVTGRFPDSLLGPALRPAVFRTGDGQEAVELYLKDDQFPAVFAADLPERLTSVAAAAQRPIAAVAFEESSPAASWKTLPSWYVVATADQAIHPDAQRFMARRAGADTIEVEASHAIALSQPAAVAGHIRTAATAARTVKHTHPA; this is encoded by the coding sequence ATGACCACAGGGAGATCCTTCAGAAACGGCAGCACCCCGACCGTCGTCCTGGTCCACGGCGCCTTCACGGACGCGTCGAGCTGGGCGGGCGTGATCGCCGAGCTCCAGGCTTCCGGGATCCCCGTGACCGCGGTGGCCAACCCGCTGCGCGGACCGGCCACCGACGCCGCCTACCTCGCCGGCGTCGTCGCCGCGATCGACGGTCCGGTCCTGCTGGTGGGTCACTCCTACGGCGGTGTGGTCATCACCCGGGCCGGAGGCCAATCGGGCAACGTGATCGGGCTGGTCTACGTGGCCGCTTTCGCCCTGGAGGCAGGCGAGAGCGTGCTGGACGTCACGGGCCGCTTCCCCGACAGCCTGCTGGGGCCGGCGCTGCGGCCGGCCGTCTTCCGCACCGGCGATGGACAGGAGGCCGTGGAGCTGTACCTCAAGGACGACCAGTTCCCCGCGGTGTTCGCCGCCGACCTGCCCGAGCGCCTCACCTCGGTGGCGGCCGCCGCGCAGCGCCCCATCGCGGCCGTGGCGTTCGAGGAGAGCTCTCCCGCCGCGAGCTGGAAGACCCTGCCGTCCTGGTACGTCGTGGCGACCGCCGACCAGGCGATCCACCCCGACGCACAGCGTTTCATGGCCCGGCGCGCAGGGGCCGACACCATCGAGGTCGAGGCGTCACACGCGATCGCGCTGTCGCAACCGGCGGCCGTGGCCGGCCACATCCGCACCGCCGCCACCGCGGCCCGGACCGTCAAGCACACCCATCCGGCATGA
- a CDS encoding alpha/beta hydrolase — protein sequence MTAPTIPVVFIHGLWLHATSWSSWTELFTAAGYDATAPGWPGDGETVELSRKDPDSIADHGIDDVVAHYTEIINALDVKPILIGHSFGGMIAEKLLGQDLARAAIAIDAAQIKGVLPLPLSALRSTLPVFKNPANKHRAVSLTLDQFTYAFGNAIPAQEAAELYERWTIPAPGKPLFEAAAANFSAHSPAKVDTGNNARGPLLLIAGGKDHTVPETVTKATLKQYRDSTAITDFQEFPDRGHSLTIDHGWREVADACLTWLARNDLQPN from the coding sequence ATGACCGCACCGACCATTCCCGTCGTCTTCATCCACGGCCTGTGGCTGCACGCCACCTCCTGGTCGTCCTGGACCGAGCTGTTCACGGCCGCCGGATACGACGCCACGGCCCCCGGCTGGCCCGGCGACGGCGAAACCGTCGAACTGTCCCGGAAAGACCCCGACAGCATCGCCGACCACGGCATCGACGACGTCGTCGCCCACTACACGGAGATCATCAACGCTCTGGACGTCAAGCCGATCCTGATCGGCCACTCCTTCGGCGGCATGATCGCCGAGAAGCTGCTCGGGCAGGACCTGGCCAGAGCCGCGATCGCGATCGACGCCGCGCAGATCAAGGGGGTGCTGCCGCTGCCGCTGTCGGCGCTGCGCTCGACCCTGCCGGTGTTCAAGAACCCGGCCAACAAGCACCGGGCCGTCTCCCTCACCCTCGACCAGTTCACCTACGCGTTCGGCAACGCCATCCCGGCGCAGGAGGCCGCCGAACTGTACGAACGCTGGACCATCCCCGCGCCGGGCAAGCCGCTGTTCGAGGCCGCCGCCGCCAACTTCTCCGCCCACTCGCCCGCCAAGGTCGACACCGGCAACAACGCCCGAGGACCGCTGCTCCTGATCGCCGGCGGCAAGGACCACACCGTCCCCGAGACCGTCACCAAGGCGACCCTCAAGCAGTACCGGGACTCCACCGCGATCACCGACTTCCAGGAGTTCCCCGACCGCGGCCACTCCCTGACCATCGACCACGGCTGGCGTGAGGTCGCCGACGCCTGCCTGACCTGGCTCGCCAGGAACGACCTCCAGCCGAACTGA
- a CDS encoding LacI family DNA-binding transcriptional regulator — protein MTMRLADIAAQAGVSEATVSRVLNGRPGVAADTRQAVLTALDVLGYERPLKLRQNQTGLIGLILPELSNPIFPAFAQVIESALVLSGYTAVLCTQTPGGVTEDDYTALLLERGVAGIIFVNGLHADSRSDRARYVRLTELGLPMVLINGYRPDIPAHFISNDDVAALDMAVNHLVSLGHRRVGLAVGQERFVPTMRKTQGFERAMADYAGVTDVSELVVNTLYTVEGGQSAAQQLLARGCTAICCGSDIMALGTIRGARSLGMRVPEDVSVVGFDDTPMTAYLDPPLTTIRQPVREMALAAVASLLDEIRGLPAPRAELLHRPELVVRRSTAPVHTTTAAPAR, from the coding sequence ATGACCATGCGCCTCGCCGACATCGCCGCCCAGGCGGGAGTGAGCGAGGCGACCGTGAGCCGCGTGCTCAACGGCAGGCCCGGGGTGGCGGCCGACACCAGGCAGGCCGTCCTGACCGCCCTTGACGTGCTGGGCTACGAGCGCCCGCTGAAACTGCGGCAGAACCAGACCGGACTGATCGGCCTGATCCTGCCCGAGCTCAGCAACCCCATCTTCCCGGCGTTCGCGCAGGTCATCGAGAGCGCCCTGGTGCTGTCCGGCTACACGGCCGTGCTGTGCACGCAGACACCGGGCGGCGTCACCGAGGACGACTACACCGCCCTGCTGCTGGAGCGCGGCGTCGCCGGCATCATCTTCGTCAACGGGCTGCACGCCGACTCGCGCTCGGACCGCGCGCGATACGTGCGGCTGACCGAGCTCGGCCTGCCGATGGTGCTGATCAACGGCTATCGTCCCGACATTCCCGCGCATTTCATCTCCAACGACGACGTCGCCGCGCTCGACATGGCGGTCAACCACCTGGTCTCCCTCGGCCACCGGCGCGTCGGGCTGGCGGTCGGGCAGGAGCGCTTCGTGCCGACCATGCGCAAGACGCAGGGCTTCGAGCGCGCCATGGCCGACTACGCCGGGGTCACCGACGTCTCCGAGCTGGTCGTCAACACCCTCTACACCGTCGAGGGCGGCCAGTCCGCCGCGCAGCAACTGCTCGCACGCGGGTGCACGGCCATCTGCTGCGGCAGCGACATCATGGCCCTCGGCACGATCAGGGGCGCCCGCAGCCTGGGGATGCGCGTGCCCGAGGACGTCTCGGTCGTCGGCTTCGACGACACGCCGATGACGGCGTACCTTGATCCGCCGCTGACCACCATCAGGCAGCCGGTCCGCGAGATGGCGCTGGCCGCCGTCGCCAGCCTGCTGGACGAGATCCGCGGCCTGCCCGCGCCGCGCGCTGAGCTGCTGCACCGTCCCGAGCTGGTGGTCCGCCGCTCCACGGCGCCCGTCCACACCACCACCGCGGCTCCCGCCCGCTGA
- a CDS encoding carbohydrate-binding module family 20 domain-containing protein: protein MPHAKPPLRNRIRHLLAGAAILAAGLTPLTAAPAHAAVTLNDSEVTANLWEWNWKSVSAACTNHLGPAGYGAVQVAPPQESVSLPNSSDGVHPWYEVYQPVSYKLESRLGTRQQFAAMIAACHDAGVRVYVDAVVNHMAGVNNPAGTKGYAGSEFSGPGYSFPAVPYGAGDFHRPGDNCPTSGGINDWNNEAQVTSCELLQLADLYTEKDSVREKIAAYLNDLVGLGVDGFRVDAVKHIKKDDFAAILSRVNNTVSEGRRPYVAQEIFDGASNDALKARAFIGNGDVLDFAYAKGVKAQFQGSIANLATVPGWNLDAPGANVFAMVTNHDLERDGAVLSYKNGTDYVLANYFVLAYPHGKPSVYDSFAWSNRNQSPPADGNGYVSDTVCGSSWNCLTQSTGIKGMVGWANTTRSVKTVSDFKAVNDHVIGFRRGDRGWIGINDSGSAATAEFATGLADGYYCDVISGAPTGSGCTGTTVTVAGGKATVTIPAGDAVAIHANAKATTGTVKVATTFTVTATPAGGQDLYVVGSDPALGSWAPADAVNLTAKGDNVFSGIVQLPGSTAVEYKYLKKTSAGVVTWESGANRTLTTPAAGTHAVTDAFRGDTVASQIATSFNATVSTYYGQNVYVVGNVAALGGWNPAAAVPLSSADYPIWRVTVNLPPGTGVEYKYLKKNPDGSVTWESGGNRAFTTPSTGTHTRNDTWK from the coding sequence ATGCCACATGCCAAGCCACCTCTACGTAACCGCATCCGCCACTTACTGGCCGGCGCCGCGATCCTCGCGGCCGGTCTCACCCCGCTGACCGCGGCCCCCGCCCACGCCGCCGTCACACTGAATGACAGCGAGGTGACGGCCAACCTGTGGGAATGGAACTGGAAGTCCGTCTCCGCGGCGTGCACGAACCACCTCGGACCGGCCGGGTACGGCGCGGTCCAGGTGGCGCCTCCGCAGGAGTCGGTCAGCCTCCCCAACAGCAGCGACGGCGTACACCCGTGGTACGAGGTGTACCAACCGGTCTCCTACAAGCTGGAGAGCCGCCTCGGCACCCGGCAGCAGTTCGCCGCCATGATCGCCGCCTGCCACGACGCGGGTGTGCGCGTGTACGTCGACGCGGTCGTCAACCACATGGCCGGCGTGAACAACCCCGCGGGCACCAAAGGCTACGCGGGCAGCGAGTTCTCCGGCCCCGGCTACAGCTTCCCGGCCGTCCCGTACGGCGCCGGCGACTTCCATCGCCCCGGTGACAACTGCCCGACCTCCGGCGGCATCAACGACTGGAACAACGAGGCCCAGGTGACCAGCTGCGAGCTGTTGCAGCTGGCCGACCTGTACACCGAGAAGGACTCCGTCCGCGAAAAGATCGCGGCCTACCTCAACGACCTCGTCGGCCTCGGCGTCGACGGGTTCCGCGTGGACGCGGTCAAGCACATCAAGAAGGACGACTTCGCCGCGATCCTCTCCAGGGTGAACAACACCGTGAGCGAGGGCAGGCGCCCGTACGTCGCCCAGGAGATCTTCGACGGCGCGAGCAACGACGCCCTGAAGGCGCGAGCGTTCATCGGCAACGGCGACGTCCTGGACTTCGCCTACGCCAAGGGGGTCAAGGCCCAGTTCCAGGGCTCGATCGCCAACCTCGCGACCGTGCCCGGCTGGAACCTCGACGCTCCCGGCGCCAACGTCTTCGCCATGGTCACCAACCACGACCTGGAGCGGGACGGCGCCGTGCTGTCCTACAAGAACGGCACCGACTACGTCCTGGCCAACTACTTCGTGCTGGCCTACCCGCACGGCAAGCCCTCGGTCTACGACAGCTTCGCCTGGTCCAACCGCAACCAGTCTCCCCCGGCCGACGGCAACGGCTACGTGAGCGACACCGTGTGCGGCAGCAGCTGGAACTGCCTGACCCAGTCCACCGGGATCAAGGGCATGGTCGGCTGGGCCAACACCACCAGGTCCGTCAAGACCGTCTCGGACTTCAAGGCCGTCAACGACCACGTCATCGGCTTCCGCCGCGGCGACCGCGGCTGGATCGGCATCAACGACTCCGGCAGCGCCGCCACCGCCGAGTTCGCCACCGGACTGGCCGACGGCTACTACTGCGACGTCATCTCCGGCGCCCCCACCGGATCCGGCTGCACCGGCACCACGGTCACCGTCGCCGGCGGCAAGGCCACCGTCACGATCCCCGCCGGCGACGCGGTCGCCATCCACGCCAACGCCAAGGCCACCACCGGCACCGTCAAGGTCGCCACCACGTTCACCGTCACCGCCACCCCTGCCGGCGGCCAGGACCTCTACGTGGTCGGCAGCGACCCGGCCCTCGGCTCCTGGGCCCCCGCCGACGCGGTCAACCTCACCGCCAAGGGCGACAACGTGTTCAGTGGCATCGTCCAACTGCCCGGGTCCACCGCCGTCGAGTACAAGTACCTCAAGAAGACCTCCGCAGGCGTGGTGACCTGGGAATCGGGCGCCAACCGCACCCTCACCACGCCCGCGGCCGGCACCCATGCCGTCACCGACGCCTTCCGCGGCGACACCGTCGCCTCCCAGATCGCCACGTCCTTCAACGCCACGGTCTCCACCTACTACGGCCAGAACGTCTACGTCGTCGGCAACGTCGCCGCGCTCGGCGGCTGGAACCCCGCCGCGGCCGTCCCGCTGTCCTCGGCCGACTACCCGATCTGGCGCGTCACCGTCAACCTGCCTCCCGGCACCGGCGTCGAGTACAAATACCTCAAGAAGAACCCCGACGGCTCGGTCACCTGGGAGTCCGGCGGCAATCGCGCCTTCACCACCCCGTCCACCGGCACCCACACCAGAAACGACACCTGGAAGTAG
- a CDS encoding AraC family transcriptional regulator, which yields MNELKAQSSGNVPSPSAPAPMFKGDVEEMRAQVSQNFSPHGLKVIKSHANGGRYRLLHRGNIVLHTLAYGAEIRVEVPELPDYYNIHVPLTGGGRLMIGGQDVAAPLNIIGPRRRIDMNWSVDHDVMIIQIPEALVDRVLEDQLGDVPGKDMYFEPQVIDASPLGRALTALSRPATAGKAFPFAASSLAEHHFEQFLLQTMLGSQPHTYSADLGEPGAPLGPAALRRARHFCEDHAAEPITLTDIATAARVSVRTLQSGFREHLQTTPMAYLRNVRLARAHADLLHIAETGGQTTVTEVALRWGFTHLSRFASFYRQTYGQAPSVTRRAGDA from the coding sequence ATGAACGAATTGAAGGCACAGAGCTCGGGAAACGTCCCGAGCCCATCCGCACCGGCCCCGATGTTCAAAGGCGACGTCGAGGAAATGCGGGCGCAGGTCTCGCAGAACTTCTCGCCGCACGGCCTCAAGGTCATCAAAAGCCATGCGAACGGCGGCCGGTACAGGCTGCTGCACCGCGGGAACATCGTCTTGCACACGCTGGCGTACGGGGCGGAAATCCGTGTCGAAGTGCCGGAGCTGCCCGACTACTACAACATTCACGTGCCGTTGACCGGCGGTGGACGACTGATGATCGGGGGCCAGGACGTCGCCGCACCGCTCAACATCATCGGCCCCCGGCGGCGCATCGACATGAACTGGAGCGTCGATCACGATGTCATGATCATCCAGATCCCCGAGGCGCTTGTCGATCGCGTCCTTGAGGATCAGCTCGGTGACGTCCCCGGAAAGGATATGTACTTCGAGCCGCAGGTCATCGACGCGAGCCCCCTGGGCCGAGCACTCACCGCGCTTTCCCGCCCTGCCACGGCAGGCAAGGCGTTCCCCTTCGCGGCCTCGTCTCTCGCCGAACACCATTTCGAGCAGTTCCTGCTGCAGACCATGCTCGGCTCACAGCCGCACACCTACTCCGCCGACCTCGGGGAGCCCGGCGCCCCATTGGGGCCCGCGGCGCTTCGACGCGCGCGCCACTTCTGCGAAGACCACGCGGCCGAGCCGATCACCCTGACAGACATCGCCACCGCGGCCAGGGTGAGCGTCCGCACCCTTCAGTCGGGCTTCCGTGAACACCTGCAGACCACGCCCATGGCCTATCTGCGCAACGTACGGCTGGCCCGGGCGCACGCCGATCTCCTCCACATCGCGGAGACAGGCGGCCAGACCACTGTCACAGAGGTGGCGCTCCGCTGGGGGTTCACGCATCTGAGCCGGTTCGCCTCCTTCTACCGCCAGACCTACGGTCAGGCGCCCTCCGTCACGCGTCGTGCAGGCGACGCCTGA
- a CDS encoding AraC family transcriptional regulator, producing MKECRDVPKSFTGDFRKVRDFLSRSSWPHAVEAIKEHPAGGRYKDLYEGDIGMRILSYGAEIRVAVPRAPDLYNIYFPLRGAGEVQVEGKHIDAPSVIVGPRERSDMWWSVDHELLIIQVPSALVERTLAGYLGDPPKQAPRFRPDITCDSAFSGVLTMVSLLSAYDRPPFMASPLAGHHFEKFLLHTLLDSQPHDYSPILGEPDAASSPAALRRAQIYCEEHADERVSLRDIAAAARVSVRTLQHDFRNHLQTTPLAYLRQVRLAQVHADLVRIAQTGARTTVTEVAIRWGFTHLGRFASLYRETYGRSPSSTLHGSR from the coding sequence ATGAAAGAGTGCCGTGACGTTCCAAAGTCATTCACGGGCGATTTCCGTAAGGTACGTGACTTTCTGTCCCGCAGCTCATGGCCGCACGCCGTCGAGGCCATTAAAGAACATCCGGCAGGGGGCCGCTACAAGGATCTTTATGAGGGCGACATCGGCATGCGCATCCTGTCGTACGGAGCCGAGATCCGTGTCGCCGTCCCGCGGGCCCCGGATCTCTACAACATCTACTTCCCGCTGAGAGGCGCGGGGGAGGTGCAGGTCGAAGGCAAACACATCGACGCGCCGTCGGTCATCGTAGGCCCCCGAGAGCGGTCCGACATGTGGTGGAGCGTCGACCACGAGCTGTTGATCATCCAAGTCCCCTCGGCGCTGGTCGAGCGGACACTCGCCGGCTATCTGGGCGATCCTCCGAAGCAGGCGCCTCGTTTCCGCCCGGATATCACCTGCGACAGTGCTTTCAGCGGGGTCCTCACCATGGTGTCGCTGTTGAGCGCATACGACAGGCCACCGTTCATGGCCTCACCCTTGGCCGGGCATCACTTCGAGAAATTTCTGCTGCATACCCTGCTGGACTCGCAGCCGCACGACTACTCGCCCATCCTCGGCGAGCCTGACGCCGCGTCCAGTCCGGCCGCGTTGCGGCGAGCGCAGATCTACTGTGAGGAACACGCGGATGAACGCGTCTCCCTCCGGGACATCGCCGCAGCGGCCAGGGTCAGCGTCCGCACCCTGCAGCACGACTTTCGCAATCACCTGCAGACCACGCCTCTCGCCTACCTGCGCCAGGTACGACTGGCGCAGGTCCATGCCGACCTGGTACGCATCGCCCAGACGGGCGCTCGGACCACTGTCACAGAGGTGGCCATACGTTGGGGTTTCACGCATCTGGGCCGCTTCGCCTCCCTCTACAGGGAGACATATGGCCGATCGCCCTCCAGCACCCTGCACGGGTCACGGTGA
- a CDS encoding TetR/AcrR family transcriptional regulator: protein MSGTREAILAAAQQSFAEQGYTATTIRGVASAAGVDPALVLQFFGNKDKLFNTALRADPPTRSLAALVHDGGVANLGERLSRRYLELWEAPDTGARLLAVVRGVSASPSASAMVASFMSDEVMLPLARAIGADRAELRANLTGAHLLGVATARYVLRVEPLASLEREELVAILAPLVQRYLTGDLG from the coding sequence GTGTCCGGGACGCGCGAGGCGATCCTGGCCGCGGCCCAGCAGAGCTTCGCCGAGCAGGGCTACACGGCGACCACCATCCGGGGCGTCGCCTCCGCCGCCGGTGTGGATCCGGCCCTGGTCCTGCAGTTCTTCGGCAACAAGGACAAGCTCTTCAACACCGCTTTGCGGGCCGATCCGCCCACCCGCTCCCTGGCGGCGCTGGTGCACGACGGCGGCGTCGCGAACCTCGGAGAGCGGCTGTCGCGCCGCTACCTCGAACTCTGGGAGGCGCCGGACACGGGGGCGCGGCTCCTCGCGGTGGTGCGTGGCGTGTCGGCGTCGCCGAGCGCGTCGGCGATGGTGGCCTCGTTCATGTCCGACGAGGTGATGCTTCCCCTCGCCCGCGCCATCGGGGCGGATCGCGCCGAACTGCGGGCCAACCTCACCGGCGCGCACCTGCTGGGCGTCGCCACGGCCAGGTACGTGCTGCGGGTCGAGCCGCTCGCATCGCTGGAGCGCGAGGAACTGGTCGCGATCCTGGCTCCCCTCGTCCAGCGCTATCTCACCGGTGATCTCGGCTGA